In Acanthopagrus latus isolate v.2019 chromosome 16, fAcaLat1.1, whole genome shotgun sequence, one DNA window encodes the following:
- the slc18b1 gene encoding MFS-type transporter SLC18B1, which yields MDPHADLQQADTSPPDESTDPPPRMTRHQILTLISLASVNFSSMICYSILGPFFPHEAENKGASQTVIGLIFGCYAVCNLIGSLIMGKYIVQIGAKFMLVVGLFVSSVCTIIFGLLDRVPAGPPFITLCFIVRSIDALGFAAAMTSTFAMTAKIFPNNVATVLGSLEIFTGLGLIMGPPVGGWFYQSFGYEVPFLLLGCFLLIMVPFNIYVLPTIDADPSKDSFFRLLTKAKVVLICYAIFTLSAGLGFLDATLSLFAMETFGLSAGYVGLIMLGLSLPYCLASPLMGYFTDKYPATRSWFMVIGGLATATGFCFLGPAPFFYLPSQLWLLVLMLGVIGFSLGMTAIPTFPEIIGCAYDLGYEEGLSTLGMVSGLFGAVWSTGMFYGPVVGGVITQHLSFRWAAVVQGGLAFLAAFLLALCYLYERPRQQSTREESRRKDESTPLLAE from the exons ATGGACCCGCACGCTGATCTTCAACAAGCAG ATACCAGCCCTCCAGATGAGTCAACAGATCCTCCCCCGAGGATGACAAGACACCAGATCCTCACCTTAATATCACTAGCGTCTGTCAACTTCAGTTCAATGATCTGCTACTCAATATTAggaccttttttcccccatgag GCGGAGAATAAGGGAGCAAGTCAAACTGTCATCGGCCTCATATTTGGCTGCTACGCTGTCTGCAATTTAATTGGGTCATTGATAATGGGGAAATAT atCGTGCAGATTGGTGCAAAATTCATGCTCGTGGTCGGGCTTTTTGTGTCGTCAGTCTGCACCATCATATTCGG ATTACTAGATCGGGTTCCCGCAGGACCCCCTTTTATtactctgtgttttattgtgcgGTCGATTGACGCGCTGGGCTTTGCCGCTGCGATGACCTCCACTTTCGCCATGACAGCAAAAATATTCCCAAACAATGTGGCGACTGTGCTG GGTAGTTTGGAGATTTTCACAGGACTCGGGCTCATCATGGGGCCTCCAGTCGGAGGGTGGTTCTACCAGTCTTTCGGATATGAAGTCCCTTTTCTGCTTCTCGGGTGTTTCCTGTTGATTATGGTTCCTTTCAACATATACGTCTTGCCAACCATTG ATGCCGATCCCTCGAAGGATTCGTTCTTTCGGCTTCTCACCAAAGCGAAAGTCGTCCTCATCTGCTACGCCATATTCACTCTTAGTGCAGGTCTGGGCTTCCTGGATGCCACGTTGTCCTTGTTTGCTATGGAGACG TTCGGGCTGTCAGCCGGCTACGTGGGACTGATCATGCTGGGTCTGTCCCTGCCGTACTGTCTGGCGTCACCACTGATGGGGTATTTCACCGATAAATATCCT GCCACCAGGAGCTGGTTCATGGTGATCGGAGGTCTCGCAACTGCGACTGGTTTCTGTTTCCTCGGCCCCGCTCCCTTCTTTTACCTCCCGAG CCAGCTATGGTTGCTGGTCCTCATGCTCGGAGTAATTGGGTTTTCTCTGGGTATGACTGCAATCCCGACGTTCCCTGAGATCATCGGATGTGCATA TGACCTCGGATACGAAGAGGGACTGAGCACCCTTGGAATGGTCTCTGGACTGTTTGGGGCAGTTTGGTCCACAGG gATGTTTTATGGCCCAGTGGTGGGAGGTGTTATCACACAACATCTGAGCTTTAGGTGGGCAGCTGTAGTCCAAGGAGGCTTGGCGTTTCTAGCG GCCTTTCTCCTCGCTCTGTGTTATCTCTACGAACGCCCGCGGCAGCAAAG CACTCGAGAAGAAAGTCGGAGAAAAGATGAAAGCACTCCTCTCCTGGCTGAATGA
- the ahi1 gene encoding jouberin isoform X2 produces the protein MQTGESDDRAKTRERFNEVFKKYTEPEKKKVKKKKKAETQETIILQDLKKNLEKDTEDDETILQNTYNPEEGSPRYTKNKRRERETVEKVNANNSKNQEEIQTSKGKKKNKRELPSPPVPEDISSYIQEDVDTSKSKIAFKPEDVGGGKEPKRKSKGATAAKAEQQVEDAEDKLLHDYQQQIVQEEERNLKKTMVKTEEETIVSQKMTLNNDSGKKKKKKLKSVNTEAEIGDHDEDVDQDADVENETEFKGKKKKTKKKHVIEEKSETDVEAPKKPTFDDSLVLGVYVHRSDRLKNNLLISHPMVKIHVVDEITGQYVKKEDCHRHVSSFYEKENVDHILPIMTQPFDFKKNKSIIPEWQEQIIFNERFGYFVEQNDESPRVLLFFEILDFMTMEEAKAKVDVDKHERGFRKIAWAFLKLVGTNGVLNIDTKVRLQLFCPPHRAKRQPKTIEVVEWWRKFPRNKYASTLYVTVKGIKLPEHVDPSIRSMMALQEERGSTSYSELQNEVAKRSLMQPLDSKPPVLRWSRLPGQACQIPNKLMLSFRGGQMGCFTVLFSHAGTILAAACADRDTFPVVVYEIPSGKALAAFRGHLKIIYDLCWSRDDRRLLSASSDGTVREWNVERLLTTAQKVLPHPSFVYCAQYHPTAQNLVVSGGYDSVIRVWRLDVDDVNGQLLQEFEGHSSFINTICFDSEGRRMFSADYTGLIIVWKTKTNDGRQRQPSQRWCIEKKIEESDLRGISINMLQLHPNGRCLLIHAKGSVLRMMDLRILAVKKYSGAINYRERIYSTFTPCGNFLFSGSEDGMAYVWNTYTGDQVAVYSELCYRTALHGVAFHPHENMVAFCAYGQSQPIHVYLYDRKVSQLEMHNVKAASTVSRAASVDTKTIRNTPDPPALQDTSSALALDQFAQATRLSLKMQYVKEQLDSALEPHPRFSTSGYMNEQDKMGITHTGRSLTLDSGPTGLNASLPPPSFLSPHSKLQLSGSLAEQLIPQAALSTQNRGFSPVGQRLRGASSYKQSTLPDSLPSGLRVETDSPPVQQVVVSLGNYKANRADELTVRRGDVIQVLYKDNEWWWFGRLANGQQGYFLASHVADQNFNEEATQSNTALSEGTVERSTPTRVSAAVSSSGELMFLSEPTLSDTEPELTDARARRKKKVKKLGGASFSDASESSRRRGRSTDRPLPKRPTGRTNGAFEPET, from the exons ATGCAGACAG GTGAGAGTGATGACCGGGCAAAGACCCGGGAGAGATTCAATGAAGTGTTCAAGAAATACACTGagccagagaagaaaaaggtgaagaagaagaagaaggctgaAACTCAAGAGACGATTATA CTTCAGGATCTAAAGAAAAATCTTGAGAAGGACACAGAAGATGATGAGACCATCCTCCAGAACACATATAACCCTGAAGAGGGAAGCCCGCGCTACACCAAAAATAAACGACGAGAGAGGGAAACAGTGGAAAAGGTTAATGCCAACAACAGTAAAAATCAAGAGGAGATACAGACTTCCAAaggcaagaagaagaataagagGGAGCTTCCCTCTCCCCCTGTACCTGAGGACATCTCAAGTTACATCCAGGAGGATGTGGATACTTCCAAGTCTAAGATCGCTTTCAAGCCAGAAGATGTAGGTGGTGGAAAGGAACCAAAGCGAAAAA GCAAAGGAGCTACAGCGGCCAAGGCAGAGCAGCAAGTGGAGGACGCAGAGGACAAGCTGCTGCATGATTACCAGCAGCAGATCgtacaggaggaggagaggaacttAAAGAAGACAATGGTCAAGACTGAGGAAGAGACTATTGTCTCCCAGAAAATGACACTAAATAATGACagtgggaagaagaaaaagaaaaagctgaaatctgtaaacacagaggCGGAAATTGG GGATCACGATGAAGATGTTGACCAGGACGCTGATGTGGAAAACGAAACAGAATTcaagggaaagaagaaaaagacaaagaaaaaacatg TTATCGAAGAAAAGAGTGAAACTGATGTAGAAGCTCCAAAGAAGCCAACGTTTGATGACAGCCTCGTGTTGGGAGTGTACGTCCACAGATCAGATCGCCTCAAGAACAACCTGCTCATCTCACACCCCATGGTGAAGATCCATGTTGTGGATGAGATCACTGGACAGTATGTGAAGAAAGAAGACTG CCATCGGCATGTCTCCTCATTTTATGAGAAAGAGAACGTGGACCACATTCTTCCCATCATGACTCAACCTTTCGACTTCAAGAAGAACAAATCGATCATCCCCGAGTGGCAGGAACAGATCATCTTCAATGAACGCTTTGGTTATTTTGTTGAACAAAACGATGAAAGCCCCAGAGTTCTGCTGTTCTTCGAA ATCCTGGACTTCATGACCATGGAAGAAGCAAAAGCCAAAGTTGATGTTGACAAGCACGAGCGAGGATTCAGGAAGATTGCATGGGCATTCCTCAAG CTTGTTGGCACGAATGGTGTGCTGAATATCGACACGAAAGTTCGCCTCCAGCTCTTCTGCCCTCCACATCGGGCAAAAAGACAACCTAAAACAATTGAGGTGGTGGAGTGGTGGAGGAAGTTCCCCCGAAACAAATACGCATCCACCCTTTATGTCACAGTGAAAGGAATTAAACTCCCTGAGCAT GTGGACCCCAGTATACGGTCCATGATGGCTTtacaggaggagaggggaagcaCCTCCTACAGTGAACTGCAGAATGAAGTCGCCAAGAGAAGCCTGATGCAGCCGCTAGACAGCAAGCCACCGGTCTTGAGATGGAGCAGGCTGCCTGGACAG GCCTGTCAGATTCCAAACAAGCTCATGCTGTCATTCCGCGGCGGTCAGATGGGCTGCTTCACAGTGCTCTTCTCTCATGCTGGGACAATACTGGCTGCTGCTTGTGCTGACAGAGACACTTTCCCTGTTGTAG TGTATGAGATTCCCTCTGGCAAAGCTCTGGCTGCCTTTCGTGGCCATCTGAAAATCATCTACGATCTCTGCTGGTCCAGAGACGATCGGAGACTtttgtctgcctcctctgatgGCACTGTCAG GGAGTGGAATGTGGAGAGGCTTCTCACAACAGCACAGAAGGTGCTTCCTCATCCGTCCTTTGTGTACTGTGCTCAGTACCACCCCACCGCCCAGAACCTGGTGGTGAGCGGCGGCTATGACTCGGTGATACGAGTGTGGAGGCTTGATGTTGATGACGTGAAcggccagctgctgcaggagtttgAGGGTCACAGCAGTTTCATCAACACAATTTGTTTTGACTCTGAAG GTAGAAGAATGTTCTCCGCAGACTACACGGGCCTCATCATTGTGTGGAAAACTAAAACTAATGACGGCAGGCAGCGTCAGCCATCTCAGCGCTGGTGCATAGAGAAG AAAATCGAGGAGAGTGACCTCAGAGGTATCTCCATCAACATGCTGCAGCTCCATCCGAACGGGCGGTGCCTGCTCATCCATGCCAAAGGCAGCGTCCTGAGGATGATGGACCTGAGAAT TCTGGCTGTGAAGAAGTACAGCGGAGCCATAAACTACAGAGAGCGGATCTACAGCACTTTCACACCATGTGGGAACTTCCTCTTCTCTGGCAGCGAGGACGGGATGGCGTACGTCTGGAACACATACACAG GTGACCAAGTTGCAGTCTACTCGGAGCTCTGTTACCGCACCGCTCTCCACGGCGTGGCCTTCCACCCTCATGAAAACATGGTAGCTTTCTGCGCCTACGGTCAGAGCCAGCCCATCCACGTCTACCTGTACGACCGCAAAG TGTCCCAGCTGGAGATGCACAATGTAAAAGCAGCGTCGACTGtcagcagagcagcttctgtggACACCAAAACCATCAGAAACACACCTGACCCCCCCGCGTTACAGGACACATCTAGTGCTTTGGCCCTGGATCAGTTCGCCCAAGCAACAAGACTTTCACTGAAAATGCAGTATGTGAAGGAGCAGCTGGACTCCGCACTT GAACCTCATCCAAGGTTTTCAACGTCTGGATACATGAATGAGCAGG ACAAAATGGGGATTACTCATACAGGGAGGAGTCTGACATTAGATTCTGGCCCT ACGGGATTAAACGCTTCGTTACCTCCTCCGTCTTTCCTGTCGCCGCACTCCAAGTTGCAGCTGTCTGGTTCTCTGGCAGAGCAGCTTATCCCCCAGGCGGCTCTTAGCACCCAAAACC gcGGGTTCAGTCCAGTCGGTCAACGTCTGAGAGGAGCTTCATCTTACAAGCAGTCG acTCTTCCCGACTCCCTTCCCTCAGGCCTCCGCGTGGAAACAGACTCTCCTCCTGTTCAACAAGTT GTTGTCTCGCTCGGTAACTACAAAGCGAATCGAGCGGATGAACTGACCGTACGCCGCGGTGATGTCATCCAAGTGCTGTACAAAGACAACGAGTGGTGGTGGTTCGGCCGTCTGGCCAATGGGCAGCAGGGATATTTTCTGGCTTCTCATGTAGCAGATCAGA ATTTCAATGAAGAGGCGACTCAGTCTAACACAGCCTTGTCTGAGGGGACTGTGGAGAGGTCAACACCAACCAGG GTGTCTGCTGCCGTCAGTTCTTCGGGGGAGCTTATGTTTCTCTCTGAGCCGACCCTCTCTGACACCGAACCTGAGTTGACTGATGCCAG AGcgagaaggaaaaagaaggtgaagaagttGGGAGGGGCTTCATTCTCAGATGCGTCAGAGTcgagcaggaggagaggcaggtCAACAGACAGACCTCTCCCGAAGAGACCGACGGGCCGGACGAACGGTGCCTTTGAGCCTGAAACATAA
- the ahi1 gene encoding jouberin isoform X1 produces the protein MQTGESDDRAKTRERFNEVFKKYTEPEKKKVKKKKKAETQETIILQDLKKNLEKDTEDDETILQNTYNPEEGSPRYTKNKRRERETVEKVNANNSKNQEEIQTSKGKKKNKRELPSPPVPEDISSYIQEDVDTSKSKIAFKPEDVGGGKEPKRKSKGATAAKAEQQVEDAEDKLLHDYQQQIVQEEERNLKKTMVKTEEETIVSQKMTLNNDSGKKKKKKLKSVNTEAEIGDHDEDVDQDADVENETEFKGKKKKTKKKHVIEEKSETDVEAPKKPTFDDSLVLGVYVHRSDRLKNNLLISHPMVKIHVVDEITGQYVKKEDCHRHVSSFYEKENVDHILPIMTQPFDFKKNKSIIPEWQEQIIFNERFGYFVEQNDESPRVLLFFEILDFMTMEEAKAKVDVDKHERGFRKIAWAFLKLVGTNGVLNIDTKVRLQLFCPPHRAKRQPKTIEVVEWWRKFPRNKYASTLYVTVKGIKLPEHVDPSIRSMMALQEERGSTSYSELQNEVAKRSLMQPLDSKPPVLRWSRLPGQACQIPNKLMLSFRGGQMGCFTVLFSHAGTILAAACADRDTFPVVVYEIPSGKALAAFRGHLKIIYDLCWSRDDRRLLSASSDGTVREWNVERLLTTAQKVLPHPSFVYCAQYHPTAQNLVVSGGYDSVIRVWRLDVDDVNGQLLQEFEGHSSFINTICFDSEGRRMFSADYTGLIIVWKTKTNDGRQRQPSQRWCIEKKIEESDLRGISINMLQLHPNGRCLLIHAKGSVLRMMDLRILAVKKYSGAINYRERIYSTFTPCGNFLFSGSEDGMAYVWNTYTGDQVAVYSELCYRTALHGVAFHPHENMVAFCAYGQSQPIHVYLYDRKVSQLEMHNVKAASTVSRAASVDTKTIRNTPDPPALQDTSSALALDQFAQATRLSLKMQYVKEQLDSALEPHPRFSTSGYMNEQDKMGITHTGRSLTLDSGPTGLNASLPPPSFLSPHSKLQLSGSLAEQLIPQAALSTQNRGFSPVGQRLRGASSYKQSTLPDSLPSGLRVETDSPPVQQVVVSLGNYKANRADELTVRRGDVIQVLYKDNEWWWFGRLANGQQGYFLASHVADQIDFNEEATQSNTALSEGTVERSTPTRVSAAVSSSGELMFLSEPTLSDTEPELTDARARRKKKVKKLGGASFSDASESSRRRGRSTDRPLPKRPTGRTNGAFEPET, from the exons ATGCAGACAG GTGAGAGTGATGACCGGGCAAAGACCCGGGAGAGATTCAATGAAGTGTTCAAGAAATACACTGagccagagaagaaaaaggtgaagaagaagaagaaggctgaAACTCAAGAGACGATTATA CTTCAGGATCTAAAGAAAAATCTTGAGAAGGACACAGAAGATGATGAGACCATCCTCCAGAACACATATAACCCTGAAGAGGGAAGCCCGCGCTACACCAAAAATAAACGACGAGAGAGGGAAACAGTGGAAAAGGTTAATGCCAACAACAGTAAAAATCAAGAGGAGATACAGACTTCCAAaggcaagaagaagaataagagGGAGCTTCCCTCTCCCCCTGTACCTGAGGACATCTCAAGTTACATCCAGGAGGATGTGGATACTTCCAAGTCTAAGATCGCTTTCAAGCCAGAAGATGTAGGTGGTGGAAAGGAACCAAAGCGAAAAA GCAAAGGAGCTACAGCGGCCAAGGCAGAGCAGCAAGTGGAGGACGCAGAGGACAAGCTGCTGCATGATTACCAGCAGCAGATCgtacaggaggaggagaggaacttAAAGAAGACAATGGTCAAGACTGAGGAAGAGACTATTGTCTCCCAGAAAATGACACTAAATAATGACagtgggaagaagaaaaagaaaaagctgaaatctgtaaacacagaggCGGAAATTGG GGATCACGATGAAGATGTTGACCAGGACGCTGATGTGGAAAACGAAACAGAATTcaagggaaagaagaaaaagacaaagaaaaaacatg TTATCGAAGAAAAGAGTGAAACTGATGTAGAAGCTCCAAAGAAGCCAACGTTTGATGACAGCCTCGTGTTGGGAGTGTACGTCCACAGATCAGATCGCCTCAAGAACAACCTGCTCATCTCACACCCCATGGTGAAGATCCATGTTGTGGATGAGATCACTGGACAGTATGTGAAGAAAGAAGACTG CCATCGGCATGTCTCCTCATTTTATGAGAAAGAGAACGTGGACCACATTCTTCCCATCATGACTCAACCTTTCGACTTCAAGAAGAACAAATCGATCATCCCCGAGTGGCAGGAACAGATCATCTTCAATGAACGCTTTGGTTATTTTGTTGAACAAAACGATGAAAGCCCCAGAGTTCTGCTGTTCTTCGAA ATCCTGGACTTCATGACCATGGAAGAAGCAAAAGCCAAAGTTGATGTTGACAAGCACGAGCGAGGATTCAGGAAGATTGCATGGGCATTCCTCAAG CTTGTTGGCACGAATGGTGTGCTGAATATCGACACGAAAGTTCGCCTCCAGCTCTTCTGCCCTCCACATCGGGCAAAAAGACAACCTAAAACAATTGAGGTGGTGGAGTGGTGGAGGAAGTTCCCCCGAAACAAATACGCATCCACCCTTTATGTCACAGTGAAAGGAATTAAACTCCCTGAGCAT GTGGACCCCAGTATACGGTCCATGATGGCTTtacaggaggagaggggaagcaCCTCCTACAGTGAACTGCAGAATGAAGTCGCCAAGAGAAGCCTGATGCAGCCGCTAGACAGCAAGCCACCGGTCTTGAGATGGAGCAGGCTGCCTGGACAG GCCTGTCAGATTCCAAACAAGCTCATGCTGTCATTCCGCGGCGGTCAGATGGGCTGCTTCACAGTGCTCTTCTCTCATGCTGGGACAATACTGGCTGCTGCTTGTGCTGACAGAGACACTTTCCCTGTTGTAG TGTATGAGATTCCCTCTGGCAAAGCTCTGGCTGCCTTTCGTGGCCATCTGAAAATCATCTACGATCTCTGCTGGTCCAGAGACGATCGGAGACTtttgtctgcctcctctgatgGCACTGTCAG GGAGTGGAATGTGGAGAGGCTTCTCACAACAGCACAGAAGGTGCTTCCTCATCCGTCCTTTGTGTACTGTGCTCAGTACCACCCCACCGCCCAGAACCTGGTGGTGAGCGGCGGCTATGACTCGGTGATACGAGTGTGGAGGCTTGATGTTGATGACGTGAAcggccagctgctgcaggagtttgAGGGTCACAGCAGTTTCATCAACACAATTTGTTTTGACTCTGAAG GTAGAAGAATGTTCTCCGCAGACTACACGGGCCTCATCATTGTGTGGAAAACTAAAACTAATGACGGCAGGCAGCGTCAGCCATCTCAGCGCTGGTGCATAGAGAAG AAAATCGAGGAGAGTGACCTCAGAGGTATCTCCATCAACATGCTGCAGCTCCATCCGAACGGGCGGTGCCTGCTCATCCATGCCAAAGGCAGCGTCCTGAGGATGATGGACCTGAGAAT TCTGGCTGTGAAGAAGTACAGCGGAGCCATAAACTACAGAGAGCGGATCTACAGCACTTTCACACCATGTGGGAACTTCCTCTTCTCTGGCAGCGAGGACGGGATGGCGTACGTCTGGAACACATACACAG GTGACCAAGTTGCAGTCTACTCGGAGCTCTGTTACCGCACCGCTCTCCACGGCGTGGCCTTCCACCCTCATGAAAACATGGTAGCTTTCTGCGCCTACGGTCAGAGCCAGCCCATCCACGTCTACCTGTACGACCGCAAAG TGTCCCAGCTGGAGATGCACAATGTAAAAGCAGCGTCGACTGtcagcagagcagcttctgtggACACCAAAACCATCAGAAACACACCTGACCCCCCCGCGTTACAGGACACATCTAGTGCTTTGGCCCTGGATCAGTTCGCCCAAGCAACAAGACTTTCACTGAAAATGCAGTATGTGAAGGAGCAGCTGGACTCCGCACTT GAACCTCATCCAAGGTTTTCAACGTCTGGATACATGAATGAGCAGG ACAAAATGGGGATTACTCATACAGGGAGGAGTCTGACATTAGATTCTGGCCCT ACGGGATTAAACGCTTCGTTACCTCCTCCGTCTTTCCTGTCGCCGCACTCCAAGTTGCAGCTGTCTGGTTCTCTGGCAGAGCAGCTTATCCCCCAGGCGGCTCTTAGCACCCAAAACC gcGGGTTCAGTCCAGTCGGTCAACGTCTGAGAGGAGCTTCATCTTACAAGCAGTCG acTCTTCCCGACTCCCTTCCCTCAGGCCTCCGCGTGGAAACAGACTCTCCTCCTGTTCAACAAGTT GTTGTCTCGCTCGGTAACTACAAAGCGAATCGAGCGGATGAACTGACCGTACGCCGCGGTGATGTCATCCAAGTGCTGTACAAAGACAACGAGTGGTGGTGGTTCGGCCGTCTGGCCAATGGGCAGCAGGGATATTTTCTGGCTTCTCATGTAGCAGATCAGA TAGATTTCAATGAAGAGGCGACTCAGTCTAACACAGCCTTGTCTGAGGGGACTGTGGAGAGGTCAACACCAACCAGG GTGTCTGCTGCCGTCAGTTCTTCGGGGGAGCTTATGTTTCTCTCTGAGCCGACCCTCTCTGACACCGAACCTGAGTTGACTGATGCCAG AGcgagaaggaaaaagaaggtgaagaagttGGGAGGGGCTTCATTCTCAGATGCGTCAGAGTcgagcaggaggagaggcaggtCAACAGACAGACCTCTCCCGAAGAGACCGACGGGCCGGACGAACGGTGCCTTTGAGCCTGAAACATAA